In one Rutidosis leptorrhynchoides isolate AG116_Rl617_1_P2 chromosome 8, CSIRO_AGI_Rlap_v1, whole genome shotgun sequence genomic region, the following are encoded:
- the LOC139862685 gene encoding uncharacterized protein: MGVDYYNILKVNRTVSDGELKKAYKKLAMKWHPDKNITSSSSSSNKIAESKFKQISEAYYVLSDPKKRQIYNLYGEEGLKSGQFDDDELSPTAIKSNSRFRFDPRDADEIFAEFFYGSDAAVSGGVDAGGGGRRKGNNNFNNSGVKNGVRKAETVENKLSCSLEELYKGSKRKMQISRIVLDDSGKPGTLEEILPIHIKPGWKKGTKITFPEKGNQEPGAAPGDLIFVVDEKPHDTFKRDGNDLVFTKRITLLDALTGRTIKVTTLDGRNLVIPLTEVIKPGHEEVIQNEGMPISKEPGKKGNLRIKIDIKFPSRLTGEQKSDLKRVLGGGSRVDD, from the exons ATGGGCGTTGATTACTACAACATTTTGAAAGTAAATCGCACAGTAAGTGATGGTGAATTGAAGAAAGCATATAAGAAATTAGCAATGAAATGGCATCCTGATAAAAACattacttcatcatcatcatccagtaATAAAATTGCTGAATCGAAATTCAAACAGATCTCAGAAGCTTATTATGTTCTCAGCGATCCAAAAAAACGTCAGATCTATAATTTGTACGGAGAAGAAGGATTAAAATCAGGTcaatttgatgatgatgaattatCACCTACTGCTATTAAGTCCAATTCTAGGTTTAGGTTTGATCCGCGTGATGCTGATGAGATTTTTGCCGAGTTTTTTTACGGATCTGATGCCGCCGTCTCCGGAGGTGTCGACGCCGGCGGCGGTGGAAGGAGGAAGgggaataataattttaataattcaggTGTGAAGAATGGTGTACGGAAAGCGGAAACGGTGGAGAATAAATTAAGTTGTAGTTTGGAGGAACTTTATAAAGGTTCTAAACGTAAAATGCAGATTTCAAGAATTGTGCTCGATGATTCAGG CAAACCAGGGACTCTTGAAGAGATATTACCAATCCACATTAAACCGGGCTGGAAAAAGGGAACAAAAATCACATTCCCAGAAAAAGGAAATCAAGAACCGGGTGCAGCCCCTGGGGATCTTATATTTGTGGTAGACGAGAAGCCTCACGACACCTTCAAACGAGATGGTAACGATTTGGTTTTCACCAAAAGAATCACCCTTTTGGATGCTCTTACTGGAAGAACGATCAAGGTGACAACTTTAGATGGTAGAAATCTCGTTATCCCATTAACCGAGGTGATCAAACCAGGCCATGAGGAGGTGATTCAGAATGAAGGAATGCCGATTTCAAAAGAACCAGGGAAGAAAGGTAACTTAAGGATCAAGATTGATATCAAATTTCCGTCAAGGTTAACTGGTGAACAAAAATCGGATCTTAAACGAGTTCTGGGTGGAGGAAGCAGAGTTGATGACTAA
- the LOC139862686 gene encoding thioredoxin H2-like, translating to MGGQVSAQQRSEHGKVNSVHSLDQWQKQFQSSKSSNKLMVIDFSADWCGPCKLIEPAVHDLAIEFSDVEFIKIDVDELPDVANNYDVQAMPTFVLVKSGKELERTVGVKKDQLHTMIEKHSL from the exons ATGGGAGGCCAGGTTTCAGCACAACAAAGATCAGAGCATGGTAAAGTAAACTCAGTTCATTCGTTGGACCAATGGCAAAAACAGTTTCAGAGCTCAAAATCATCAAACAAACTG ATGGTAATTGATTTCTCGGCAGATTGGTGTGGACCTTGCAAACTTATTGAACCAGCGGTTCACGACTTAGCCATTGAGTTTTCAgacgttgagtttatcaagattgatGTCGATGAGTTACCC GATGTGGCTAACAATTATGATGTACAAGCAATGCCAACATTTGTATTGGTCAAGAGTGGGAAAGAACTTGAAAGGACTGTTGGTGTCAAGAAAGATCAACTTCATACGATGATAGAGAAACACAGCCTCTAA